Proteins encoded within one genomic window of Panacibacter microcysteis:
- a CDS encoding AGE family epimerase/isomerase: MKPILLTAFFFIALCAGAQTAQQKQLAEKMEFAIQHEMLHKWYPQSMDTMYGGFLSSFTYDFKPVGNQEKFIVTQSRHIWSTSKAAVRYPQVAYYRTCAVNGYRFLHDVMWDKTYGGFYTMVSREGAVTDSAKIAYGNAFAIYALAAYYKCTKDTAALNFAKTAFLWLEQHSHDKVYKGYYQHMQRNGDIIKRTAATPSVAETGYKDQNSSIHLLEAFAELYSVWKDPLLKERLNEMLVLIRDTMIGNKGYLTLFFQPDWTPVSFRDSSEAVILQHRGLDHVSFGHNVETGYLLLEASHVLGIEHDTQTMRVAKQLTDHALMYAWDNSKGGFFDAGYYFKDKPGVTIINNEKNWWSQGEEMNTLLLLSKIYPNDQVNYYEKFLQQWEYINLYIIDHTHGDWFANGTDIDPQIKTAMKGHIWKGNYHQFRALMNCVDMLRGKPFF, from the coding sequence ATGAAACCAATACTGTTAACAGCCTTTTTCTTCATTGCCCTGTGTGCCGGTGCGCAAACTGCACAACAAAAGCAGCTTGCAGAAAAAATGGAGTTTGCCATACAACATGAAATGCTGCATAAATGGTACCCGCAAAGTATGGATACCATGTATGGAGGTTTCCTGTCTTCTTTTACCTACGATTTTAAACCTGTCGGCAACCAGGAAAAGTTTATCGTTACCCAGTCGAGGCATATATGGTCCACATCAAAAGCCGCGGTAAGATACCCGCAGGTGGCATATTACAGGACATGTGCAGTAAATGGCTACCGCTTTCTGCACGATGTAATGTGGGATAAAACCTATGGTGGTTTCTATACAATGGTAAGCAGGGAAGGTGCCGTAACAGACTCGGCCAAGATTGCCTATGGAAATGCTTTCGCCATTTATGCACTGGCTGCCTATTACAAATGCACAAAAGATACAGCAGCACTCAATTTTGCAAAAACGGCTTTCCTGTGGCTTGAGCAGCATAGCCATGATAAGGTGTACAAAGGCTATTACCAGCACATGCAGCGAAACGGTGATATCATAAAGCGTACTGCAGCTACACCGTCGGTTGCTGAAACAGGTTATAAAGATCAGAACAGCTCTATTCATTTGCTGGAAGCATTTGCAGAACTCTACAGTGTCTGGAAAGACCCTTTACTCAAAGAGCGGTTAAATGAAATGCTTGTATTGATAAGAGATACGATGATTGGTAATAAAGGCTACCTGACATTGTTTTTTCAGCCAGACTGGACACCTGTATCTTTCCGCGATTCATCTGAAGCAGTGATTCTGCAACACAGGGGGCTGGACCATGTATCATTTGGACACAACGTTGAGACAGGTTATCTCTTGTTGGAAGCATCGCATGTGCTGGGCATAGAGCACGACACACAGACCATGCGTGTTGCAAAACAACTGACCGACCACGCACTAATGTATGCCTGGGATAACAGCAAGGGCGGTTTCTTTGATGCCGGCTATTATTTCAAAGACAAGCCTGGTGTTACCATTATCAACAATGAAAAAAACTGGTGGTCACAAGGCGAGGAGATGAACACCCTGCTGTTATTGAGTAAAATATATCCCAATGACCAGGTGAACTATTATGAAAAATTTTTACAGCAGTGGGAGTATATCAATCTCTATATCATTGATCACACCCATGGCGACTGGTTTGCGAATGGCACAGACATAGACCCGCAAATAAAAACAGCCATGAAAGGCCATATCTGGAAAGGCAATTACCACCAGTTTCGGGCATTGATGAACTGTGTAGATATGCTGCGTGGTAAACCGTTTTTTTAG
- a CDS encoding alpha-amylase family glycosyl hydrolase, whose product MPVRTTKLKHPEWCKNAIIYEVNIRQYTEEGTFNAFSKHLPRLKDLGVDIIWIMPIHPIGVKNRKGTLGSPYAVKDYYAVNPEFGSMQDFKNLVEAIHQHGMYVILDWVANHSSWDNKLVTQHPEWYTKTPEGHFQPTPWYDWEDIIDFDYDQPGIRKYMLAALKYWMTETGIDGYRCDVAGFVPNDFWNKVRAQLDKIRPVFMLAEWESRDMHERAFDMTYSWSLYESMHSVTVERKKFAALVEYIAHDVNTVPANDIRMLFTDNHDKNTWTGTPFEMFGDGLEACIVLTCIARGMPLVYNGQEAGNPKQLPFFEKDVIDWQPHPFFELYKKLFALKHENRALWNGEWGGEMLRIYNDKPSQVISFVREKNSDKVIAAFNFSEQPAEVRLQTKYHIGYYNNLFTAEMVQFTGDDAFVLPAWGYIVLVRKIMPS is encoded by the coding sequence ATGCCGGTGAGAACAACAAAACTAAAACACCCCGAGTGGTGTAAGAATGCAATCATTTACGAAGTAAATATCAGGCAATACACAGAAGAAGGCACTTTTAATGCTTTCAGCAAACACCTGCCAAGGTTGAAAGATCTTGGGGTGGATATAATCTGGATAATGCCCATACACCCGATTGGAGTAAAAAACAGGAAAGGAACATTGGGTAGCCCTTATGCTGTAAAAGACTATTATGCCGTTAACCCGGAATTCGGTTCCATGCAGGATTTCAAAAACCTGGTAGAAGCGATCCATCAACACGGCATGTACGTAATACTGGATTGGGTTGCCAACCACTCCTCGTGGGATAATAAACTGGTGACGCAGCATCCTGAATGGTACACCAAAACACCGGAAGGCCATTTTCAGCCTACACCCTGGTATGACTGGGAAGATATTATAGATTTTGATTACGACCAGCCGGGCATCAGGAAATATATGCTGGCGGCATTAAAATACTGGATGACTGAAACCGGTATTGATGGTTACCGTTGTGATGTGGCAGGATTTGTACCCAATGACTTCTGGAATAAAGTAAGGGCACAACTCGATAAGATAAGACCCGTATTTATGCTGGCCGAATGGGAATCCCGTGACATGCACGAGAGAGCTTTCGACATGACTTACTCCTGGAGCCTTTATGAAAGCATGCATAGCGTAACAGTAGAACGGAAAAAATTTGCCGCACTTGTTGAATACATTGCGCATGATGTTAATACTGTGCCTGCTAACGATATCAGGATGTTGTTCACAGATAACCATGATAAAAATACCTGGACGGGAACGCCGTTTGAAATGTTTGGTGACGGACTTGAGGCATGCATTGTACTAACCTGCATAGCCAGGGGCATGCCGCTGGTGTACAACGGCCAGGAAGCGGGAAACCCTAAACAGCTTCCTTTTTTTGAAAAAGATGTGATCGACTGGCAGCCACATCCATTCTTTGAACTGTATAAGAAACTGTTTGCACTGAAACATGAGAACCGCGCGTTGTGGAACGGGGAGTGGGGAGGAGAGATGTTGCGTATATACAATGATAAACCATCTCAGGTAATCTCTTTTGTAAGAGAGAAAAACAGCGATAAGGTTATAGCAGCGTTTAACTTTAGTGAACAGCCTGCAGAGGTCAGGCTGCAAACAAAATATCATATCGGTTATTATAACAACCTTTTTACTGCCGAAATGGTGCAATTTACCGGTGATGACGCTTTCGTATTGCCTGCATGGGGATATATTGTACTGGTGAGAAAGATCATGCCTTCATGA
- a CDS encoding alpha-amylase: protein MKNKTIIQFFEWYVNPPEGLWNMVALQADNLAALGITAVWLPPAYKGSRGAASEGYDVYDIYDLGEFDQKGTIATKYGTKDAYINAVQALQKTGLEVYVDIVLNHMGGADATEKVKARKVNGDNRLQFISDEIEIEAFTKFTFPGRNGKYSDFVWDHHCFTGVDHDHATGENIIFSIINEYGETWEEMPHDEKGNFDYLMLSDIEFRNKAVREELKRWIKWYYETVPFNGLRLDAVKHISPAFFVEWIDFVKTEINSNIFVLGEFWLSDDLNVLLNYLDIVDNRMSLFDAPLHHNLSEASNQYDHYDLRTIFNNTLVNARPAFAVTFVDNHDTQPLQSLEEYTLQWFKPHGYAIILLRQTGDPCVFFPDLYGTTYTGNNKEGLTTTVEIPPLEELPALLRLRKDFAYGKQTDYIDDAHCIGWVRHGLADKPGSGCVVLLCNSNRSEKKMHLGKEHAGKTFYDYLHKHEQVVIDEDGNGVFIVGAKSVGVWVLS, encoded by the coding sequence ATGAAGAATAAAACAATCATCCAGTTTTTCGAATGGTATGTAAATCCGCCGGAAGGTCTGTGGAATATGGTGGCATTACAGGCAGACAACCTTGCTGCGCTTGGCATAACGGCCGTATGGTTGCCACCGGCCTACAAAGGCTCACGGGGCGCAGCATCGGAAGGCTATGATGTGTATGATATTTATGACCTGGGCGAATTTGACCAGAAAGGAACCATTGCAACGAAGTATGGAACAAAAGATGCATACATCAATGCTGTTCAGGCGTTGCAAAAGACTGGCCTCGAAGTGTATGTTGATATTGTATTGAATCATATGGGTGGCGCAGACGCCACGGAAAAAGTAAAAGCCCGCAAAGTAAATGGAGATAACAGGCTTCAATTTATCAGCGACGAAATAGAAATTGAAGCGTTTACTAAATTCACATTTCCCGGAAGAAACGGTAAGTATTCCGATTTCGTCTGGGACCACCACTGCTTTACAGGCGTTGACCACGATCATGCAACAGGTGAAAATATCATCTTCAGTATTATCAACGAATATGGGGAAACATGGGAAGAAATGCCGCATGATGAAAAAGGCAATTTCGATTATCTGATGTTATCCGACATTGAATTCAGGAACAAGGCCGTAAGGGAAGAATTAAAAAGATGGATAAAATGGTATTACGAAACAGTTCCCTTTAATGGTTTAAGGCTCGATGCGGTTAAACATATCAGTCCTGCTTTCTTTGTTGAATGGATTGATTTTGTAAAAACCGAAATCAACAGCAACATCTTTGTGCTGGGCGAGTTTTGGCTGAGCGATGATCTCAATGTATTACTCAATTACCTCGATATTGTCGATAACAGGATGAGCCTGTTTGATGCACCGCTACACCACAATTTATCAGAGGCCTCAAACCAATACGATCATTACGATCTGCGAACCATCTTTAATAACACGCTGGTAAACGCAAGGCCTGCGTTTGCCGTTACATTTGTCGACAACCACGATACACAGCCCTTACAATCCCTGGAAGAATATACGCTGCAATGGTTTAAGCCGCATGGCTATGCAATCATTTTGCTGAGGCAAACGGGTGACCCCTGTGTATTCTTCCCGGATTTATATGGCACCACCTATACGGGTAACAATAAAGAAGGTTTAACTACAACCGTTGAAATTCCCCCACTGGAAGAACTGCCTGCCTTGTTACGGTTGCGAAAAGATTTTGCTTATGGCAAACAAACCGACTATATAGATGATGCGCACTGCATTGGTTGGGTAAGGCATGGGCTGGCAGACAAACCGGGTTCCGGTTGTGTGGTATTGCTGTGCAACAGTAACAGGAGCGAAAAGAAAATGCATTTAGGCAAAGAACACGCCGGTAAAACCTTTTATGATTACCTGCATAAACACGAACAGGTCGTTATAGATGAAGACGGCAACGGCGTATTCATTGTTGGTGCAAAAAGTGTAGGTGTATGGGTATTGTCTTAA
- a CDS encoding mechanosensitive ion channel family protein — protein MDINKFYNAAYNWILQVGPRLLIAILFFIVAQWIIRFIRNRLNKALVKRDMHNSLKPFLISLAAAILQILVMLVVLQILGLELTVFTAIVGGISVAAGLALSGTLQNFTSGILILLLKPYRVGDMIVTQGQEGLVKSIQIFHTIITTRDNKTVIIPNSKLSNDVIINLSMEGVRRLDIPLKLTYTSDLEAIKQRISGIATQLPGVVDSPAPTMGVTEILPDGYKVEVSVWLNADQYHEVKPALQEKLIRDLQASDTKLPGM, from the coding sequence ATGGATATAAACAAGTTTTATAATGCCGCATACAACTGGATACTGCAGGTAGGGCCAAGGCTACTTATCGCAATATTGTTTTTTATTGTGGCACAATGGATCATCAGGTTCATCAGGAACAGGCTCAATAAAGCATTGGTAAAGCGCGACATGCATAACTCCCTCAAACCATTTTTGATCAGCCTTGCCGCTGCAATTTTACAGATACTGGTAATGCTGGTGGTATTGCAGATTCTTGGCCTTGAACTGACTGTGTTTACAGCTATTGTAGGTGGCATAAGCGTTGCGGCAGGTCTTGCACTTTCCGGCACCTTACAAAATTTTACCAGCGGCATACTGATCCTCCTGCTAAAGCCGTACCGTGTTGGTGATATGATCGTTACGCAGGGACAGGAAGGACTGGTAAAAAGCATACAGATATTTCATACGATCATTACAACACGCGACAATAAAACAGTGATCATACCCAACAGCAAACTATCCAATGATGTAATCATCAACCTGAGTATGGAAGGTGTAAGGCGTTTGGATATCCCTTTGAAACTCACTTACACGTCCGACCTGGAAGCAATCAAACAACGCATTTCAGGCATTGCAACCCAGCTACCCGGTGTTGTTGACAGCCCGGCACCTACGATGGGTGTAACAGAAATCTTACCGGATGGTTACAAAGTGGAAGTAAGTGTATGGCTTAATGCAGATCAATACCATGAGGTGAAACCTGCCTTGCAGGAGAAGCTGATCCGGGATCTGCAAGCGTCCGACACAAAATTGCCGGGAATGTAA
- a CDS encoding PQQ-dependent sugar dehydrogenase, giving the protein MSKSFPVLFTSVVMLCACNSKKINSVTWEGSYKTSGYNPDTLPYPYATPSSTNFSKVTGWHSDQKPVAPAGFTVTKFAGDLDHPRWIYVGRNGDIFVAESNTVLKGIKKLGSKLSPRLSTQHYGTSANRITLFKDADNNGIAESRHIFLEGLNQPFGMLIINDAFYVGNTDALKMYQYKAGATAITTTGKTILELPAGKHNQHWARNIITNKQQDKLYIAVGSGSNVAEHGLENEVRRACILEVNTDGSGERIFAGGLRNPVGMAWAPGTNTLWTAVNERDGLGDELVPDYITSVKEDGYYGWPFNYHGNKVDPRWSGKENADTARTVIVPDMLVGAHTASLGLAFYSGNMFPEKYRNGVFVAQHGSWNRSALSGYKVIFVPFKDGQPSGDAQDFLTGFVDNINNSEVHGRPVCVAFLADGSMLVTDDVSNTIWRISYNKQ; this is encoded by the coding sequence ATGTCGAAAAGTTTTCCTGTTTTGTTTACAAGCGTCGTCATGCTGTGTGCATGTAATTCAAAAAAGATCAACAGCGTTACATGGGAAGGCTCTTATAAAACGAGTGGCTACAATCCCGATACATTGCCATACCCTTACGCCACACCATCGTCCACAAATTTCAGCAAGGTTACTGGTTGGCATAGTGATCAAAAACCCGTTGCACCCGCCGGGTTTACTGTCACCAAATTTGCCGGAGATCTGGATCACCCGCGGTGGATATATGTGGGCAGGAACGGGGATATTTTTGTTGCTGAATCCAACACAGTATTAAAGGGTATTAAGAAGCTTGGTTCTAAGCTCTCTCCGCGGCTAAGTACGCAACATTATGGTACCAGCGCAAACAGGATAACGTTATTTAAAGATGCTGATAACAATGGCATTGCAGAAAGCCGGCATATTTTCCTGGAAGGCCTCAACCAACCTTTCGGTATGCTCATAATCAATGACGCCTTTTATGTTGGTAATACAGATGCCTTGAAGATGTATCAGTACAAAGCAGGAGCTACAGCTATTACTACCACCGGTAAAACAATCCTTGAGCTGCCAGCAGGAAAACACAACCAGCATTGGGCAAGGAATATCATTACCAACAAACAACAGGACAAGCTATACATTGCCGTTGGCTCTGGTAGCAATGTTGCAGAGCATGGGCTCGAAAATGAGGTACGACGGGCATGTATCCTAGAAGTAAACACAGATGGAAGCGGCGAACGCATCTTTGCCGGCGGCCTTCGCAATCCGGTGGGTATGGCATGGGCTCCGGGCACCAACACGCTCTGGACCGCCGTAAATGAACGGGACGGGTTGGGCGATGAACTGGTACCCGATTATATAACATCGGTAAAAGAAGATGGCTATTATGGATGGCCTTTCAACTATCATGGCAACAAGGTAGACCCGAGGTGGTCTGGCAAAGAAAATGCAGATACCGCCAGGACGGTAATAGTACCAGATATGCTGGTCGGGGCACACACAGCCAGCCTGGGCCTTGCGTTTTACAGCGGAAATATGTTTCCGGAAAAATACCGCAATGGCGTTTTTGTTGCACAGCACGGTTCCTGGAACAGATCGGCATTATCAGGATACAAAGTAATATTTGTTCCGTTCAAAGATGGCCAACCTTCCGGCGATGCGCAGGATTTTCTTACAGGTTTTGTAGATAACATCAACAACAGCGAAGTGCATGGAAGACCCGTTTGCGTTGCATTTTTGGCAGATGGCTCCATGCTTGTAACAGATGACGTAAGCAACACCATCTGGCGTATATCATACAACAAACAATAA
- a CDS encoding alpha/beta fold hydrolase has product MKFIETKKGTPDAVKISYEDYGQGKPIVLIHGWPLSKEMWEYQLEPLVNAGFRVVKYDRRGFGKSDKPWDNYDYDTLTDDLRTLIEELGLQDVTLVGFSMGAGEVARYFGKYGNDRISKAVLISGVTPYMAAELPQEKMDEMMDGVVNDRIGFLDDFGKQFFGVNLLSHPVSTPLLEYYRMLASFASGRSTRECMKSFANTDFTQDVVKINVPALIIHGSADKTVPIDISAEKTAKLMPAAQYIIYEDAPHGLFYTHRERLNADLISFIGSGKIDEQSIREETVLLPSNEALITR; this is encoded by the coding sequence ATGAAATTTATTGAAACAAAAAAAGGAACACCGGACGCAGTTAAGATCTCTTACGAAGATTACGGACAAGGCAAACCAATTGTATTGATACATGGCTGGCCGCTGAGCAAAGAAATGTGGGAATACCAGCTTGAACCCCTGGTTAATGCGGGTTTTCGTGTAGTAAAGTATGACAGGCGTGGTTTTGGCAAATCTGATAAGCCATGGGATAATTACGATTACGATACACTGACTGATGATCTGCGTACGTTGATCGAAGAACTCGGTTTACAGGATGTAACATTGGTTGGCTTTTCTATGGGTGCCGGCGAAGTAGCACGCTATTTCGGCAAATATGGAAATGATCGTATCAGTAAGGCTGTATTGATATCTGGTGTAACGCCGTATATGGCCGCGGAATTGCCACAGGAAAAAATGGACGAGATGATGGACGGCGTGGTAAATGATCGTATTGGTTTCCTCGATGATTTTGGCAAACAATTCTTTGGCGTGAACCTGTTAAGTCACCCGGTTAGTACCCCATTACTCGAGTATTACCGGATGCTTGCTTCATTTGCATCAGGCAGATCTACAAGGGAGTGTATGAAATCTTTTGCAAACACTGACTTTACGCAGGACGTTGTAAAGATCAATGTGCCAGCGCTTATTATTCACGGCAGTGCGGACAAAACAGTGCCCATTGACATTTCGGCTGAGAAAACGGCAAAACTTATGCCTGCGGCGCAATACATTATCTACGAAGATGCACCACATGGATTGTTTTATACGCATAGGGAAAGGCTCAATGCAGACCTGATCAGTTTTATCGGGAGCGGTAAAATAGACGAGCAGTCTATCAGGGAAGAAACAGTATTGCTCCCTTCAAATGAAGCTCTTATAACAAGGTAA
- a CDS encoding mechanosensitive ion channel family protein, protein MGQITSMFEQMSKYFESLPPFLWNLLLIVAAVVIGILIKFIFKALTGLISHDNEEFSLLRSILKNLSTPLTYFLPVFVFNMMLPFMKVSAPVLAVIDKITEIALIAFFTVLLISIINVISDFVVYKFRINKPDNLRERKIRTQLQFLRKLIVSIIILCAVCFVLLSFENLRKLGAGLLTGVGIGGIIIGFAAQKSLGNILAGFQIAFTQPLRIDDVLVVEGEWGRVEEITLTYVVLNIWDQRRLILPINYFVEKPFQNWTRTHSEMLSAVMMYLDYTVPVDALREEFNRLVKDHPLWDKRVAVLQVTNFTDKTVEVRLLISTTNSGNGFDLRCFLREAMLRYIKDNYPESFPRTRMQLTDNTIIPGR, encoded by the coding sequence ATGGGGCAAATTACCAGCATGTTTGAGCAAATGAGTAAATACTTTGAATCCCTTCCACCGTTTTTATGGAACCTGTTGCTGATCGTGGCTGCCGTTGTAATAGGCATCCTGATCAAATTTATTTTCAAAGCGCTTACCGGGCTTATCAGCCACGATAACGAGGAGTTCTCGCTCCTTCGTTCTATACTAAAAAATCTTTCCACACCACTCACGTACTTTTTGCCGGTTTTTGTTTTCAACATGATGTTGCCGTTCATGAAAGTAAGCGCTCCTGTACTTGCGGTGATTGATAAGATAACGGAAATAGCACTCATTGCATTTTTTACTGTCTTATTAATCAGCATCATAAACGTTATTTCAGATTTTGTGGTATACAAATTCCGGATCAACAAGCCGGATAACCTGCGTGAAAGAAAGATCAGAACACAATTACAGTTTCTCCGCAAACTGATCGTTTCGATTATTATTTTATGTGCTGTATGTTTTGTACTGCTAAGCTTCGAAAACCTGAGGAAACTTGGTGCCGGCCTGCTTACGGGTGTAGGTATCGGCGGTATCATTATCGGGTTTGCCGCACAAAAATCGCTGGGCAATATACTCGCTGGTTTTCAGATCGCATTTACACAGCCACTGCGTATTGATGATGTATTGGTTGTGGAAGGTGAGTGGGGCCGGGTGGAAGAAATTACACTAACGTATGTTGTGTTGAATATTTGGGATCAGCGGCGGCTGATCTTACCAATTAATTATTTTGTGGAAAAGCCTTTTCAAAACTGGACACGCACGCATTCAGAAATGCTGAGTGCGGTAATGATGTACCTCGATTATACTGTACCCGTTGATGCGCTGAGAGAAGAATTCAACCGGCTTGTGAAAGACCATCCTTTGTGGGATAAACGTGTTGCTGTGTTACAGGTGACGAACTTTACCGACAAAACGGTGGAGGTGCGACTGCTCATCAGCACCACTAACTCCGGCAACGGCTTCGACCTGCGCTGCTTCCTGCGCGAAGCTATGCTGCGCTATATAAAAGATAACTATCCTGAAAGTTTTCCCCGTACACGCATGCAATTAACAGACAACACGATCATACCCGGCAGGTAA
- the treY gene encoding malto-oligosyltrehalose synthase: MIIPNATYRIQFNKNFAFRDFENIIEYLHKLGVDTIYASPLLQAGKGSEHCYDVTDPDRINEEIGTEEKFLQISQQLKEKGMYWLQDIVPNHMSFSGDNERLMDVLERGTNSSFAHYFDIDWEHPSFKNKLMVPFLDGIPGDLLQKNQLKLVIHDDALFISYYDNRYPLRYESVVHILQKAGIDQEEITARLSAVISAGLSEWKKEKHNALSPLLQKKEVQHAVDEINQDKAALKTIIDEQHYVLSDYRDSDKKMNYRRFFSINSLICLRMEDERVFNDYHQYIHSLYKKGLIHGLRIDHIDGLKDPATYIERLRKLFGEDCYIIAEKILDTKEVMPSMLNVEGTSGYEFLSYINQLLTDLQGSEKLLAYYKNLVPEANDFYGLVYEKKLAFLKTSMQGEWSNLVRMLAENNIISNMPAKEQAVKEALAVFMASFPVYRVYANKFPIEPEEQKHIDDAFDKAAQHAPHLQTALSDLKKIFNTESDAHIRFIQRLMQFTGPLAAKGVEDTTFYIYNPLIGHNEVGDQPCELGVAINAFHEKMKVRSQDNPLSLNCTSTHDTKRGEDNRIRINLVSEVPEEWMANIEKWRGMNYQYKTQVQHADAPSVNDEYFLYQSLLGSLDIDTGINDAYIERTCAFFIKAIREAKVHTTHDHPDTAYEDACTNFIKEILHNETFTSSFKAFAGKIIDYSYTHSLSQVVIKSTAPGIPDFYQGCELWNLSYVDPDNRRAVDYDKLGDLLKNIFNHTRQAELLQYLQHNKAVGAQKLYATHKLLQLRKKMHSLFTGGEYQEIVVPHADRHLLAYVRKHDHQYVLIMVPLNIANHRNAFDDVHVTLPHELPGRWKNIFTDATTDFSVHTTLKSMFENFPVAVYTNE, translated from the coding sequence ATGATAATACCAAATGCTACGTACCGCATACAGTTCAATAAAAATTTTGCTTTCCGCGATTTTGAAAACATCATTGAATACCTGCACAAACTTGGTGTTGATACTATTTACGCATCTCCGCTGTTGCAGGCCGGCAAAGGAAGTGAGCACTGCTATGATGTAACAGACCCCGATAGGATCAATGAAGAAATTGGTACTGAAGAAAAATTTTTACAGATCTCGCAGCAACTGAAAGAAAAAGGAATGTACTGGTTGCAGGATATTGTACCCAATCATATGTCTTTCTCGGGCGATAATGAAAGACTGATGGATGTGCTGGAAAGAGGAACGAATTCCTCATTTGCTCACTATTTTGACATTGACTGGGAACACCCTTCGTTTAAAAATAAACTGATGGTACCTTTTCTTGATGGTATTCCCGGAGACTTGTTGCAGAAGAACCAGTTAAAGCTTGTTATACACGACGACGCACTGTTTATTTCGTACTACGATAACCGCTACCCGCTCCGTTACGAGAGTGTAGTGCACATCCTTCAAAAGGCAGGGATAGATCAGGAAGAGATTACCGCACGTTTATCTGCAGTTATATCTGCAGGCCTTTCGGAATGGAAGAAAGAAAAGCACAACGCATTGTCGCCACTGCTGCAAAAAAAGGAAGTGCAGCATGCTGTGGATGAGATAAACCAGGACAAGGCTGCGCTGAAAACTATCATAGACGAACAGCATTATGTGCTAAGCGATTACCGCGATTCGGATAAGAAGATGAATTACCGCAGGTTCTTTAGTATTAACAGCCTTATCTGCCTGCGTATGGAAGATGAACGTGTCTTCAATGATTATCATCAGTATATACACAGCCTGTATAAAAAAGGATTGATACACGGTTTAAGAATCGATCATATAGATGGTTTAAAAGATCCTGCAACATATATTGAACGATTGCGCAAACTGTTTGGTGAAGACTGTTACATCATTGCAGAGAAAATACTCGATACAAAAGAAGTGATGCCATCTATGCTCAATGTAGAAGGCACAAGCGGTTACGAGTTTCTTTCTTATATTAACCAACTGCTTACTGATTTGCAGGGCAGTGAAAAGTTGCTGGCTTACTATAAAAACCTTGTTCCGGAAGCAAATGATTTTTATGGATTGGTATATGAAAAGAAACTAGCTTTTCTTAAAACAAGCATGCAGGGCGAGTGGAGCAATTTGGTGAGGATGCTTGCCGAAAACAACATCATCAGCAATATGCCTGCAAAAGAGCAGGCTGTTAAAGAAGCGCTTGCTGTATTCATGGCGTCATTTCCTGTTTACAGGGTCTACGCAAACAAATTCCCCATAGAACCGGAAGAGCAAAAACACATTGATGACGCATTTGACAAAGCAGCGCAGCATGCGCCGCATTTGCAAACAGCATTGAGCGATCTGAAAAAGATTTTTAACACAGAAAGTGATGCACACATACGTTTCATTCAGCGGTTGATGCAGTTTACCGGCCCGCTTGCTGCAAAGGGTGTGGAAGACACTACATTTTACATTTACAATCCGTTAATCGGTCATAATGAAGTGGGCGATCAGCCTTGTGAACTTGGTGTTGCCATTAATGCTTTTCATGAGAAGATGAAGGTGCGCAGCCAGGATAATCCCCTGTCGCTAAACTGTACTTCCACGCACGATACCAAGCGCGGGGAAGACAATCGTATAAGAATAAATCTTGTGAGTGAAGTGCCCGAAGAATGGATGGCAAATATAGAAAAATGGCGAGGCATGAATTATCAGTACAAGACACAGGTACAGCATGCAGATGCGCCTTCTGTAAACGACGAATATTTCCTGTACCAGTCATTGCTGGGCAGTCTGGATATCGATACGGGCATCAACGATGCATATATCGAACGCACCTGCGCGTTTTTTATTAAAGCTATAAGAGAAGCCAAAGTGCATACAACGCACGACCATCCTGATACAGCGTACGAGGATGCATGTACCAATTTCATAAAAGAGATATTGCACAATGAAACTTTCACCTCTTCTTTCAAGGCCTTTGCAGGTAAGATCATCGACTATAGTTATACGCACAGTTTATCGCAGGTAGTCATCAAATCTACAGCGCCTGGTATACCAGATTTTTACCAGGGTTGCGAGTTGTGGAACCTGAGTTATGTAGACCCCGATAACAGGCGTGCTGTTGATTATGATAAGCTTGGTGATTTATTGAAAAACATATTCAATCATACCAGACAAGCAGAACTGCTGCAGTATTTACAACACAACAAGGCTGTCGGTGCGCAAAAATTATATGCCACACACAAGCTGTTGCAGTTAAGGAAAAAGATGCATTCATTGTTTACTGGCGGAGAATATCAGGAGATTGTTGTACCGCATGCAGACAGGCATTTGCTTGCTTACGTAAGAAAGCATGATCACCAATATGTACTCATAATGGTACCATTAAATATTGCGAATCATCGAAATGCTTTTGATGATGTGCATGTAACCTTACCGCACGAATTGCCCGGCAGGTGGAAGAATATCTTTACCGATGCAACAACAGATTTTAGCGTTCATACCACACTAAAATCCATGTTCGAAAATTTTCCCGTAGCCGTTTATACCAATGAATAA